In Prochlorococcus marinus XMU1404, the following proteins share a genomic window:
- a CDS encoding phosphoglucomutase/phosphomannomutase family protein, which yields MTADKLDKIKFGTDGWRGIIGFDFNLSNLSRVVVAACQELHYQYYKEVNSKKIIIGYDRRFMACEFAKQIVPFVRGCGFEPILSDSFVTTPSCSFYAKEVGCLGALVITASHNPYNWLGLKIKSFNGCSVDESFTSEVEKRLMFGNSIEKIDGVNQLVDIKKFHLDRIKSLFDIDFISNRLKKMKLRIFVDSMHGSAANCMADIFASNDLKVISEIRKDADPFFGGKPPEPLLNYADDLNQILMKNSTNEVKTLGIIFDGDGDRIAAIDEKGRYSSTQDLLPYFISYLGEIKNNSYPVLKTVSGSDIIKNISESQNREVFELPVGFKYIAEKMIKEKIFIGGEESGGVGFGDFMPERDAIYAAMVLLNGIAEKSQYLYETLDEIQADFGPSFYKRIDIKFPNQSEKNNVKEFIIDNIPENINNHKLKSFSKIDGIKLRIDKNFWLLFRFSGTEPLLRLYCEAPKESYLDELLEWGQLFINLAGK from the coding sequence TTGACAGCTGATAAATTAGATAAGATAAAATTTGGAACTGATGGGTGGAGAGGAATTATTGGATTTGATTTTAATTTATCCAATCTTTCAAGAGTTGTAGTTGCTGCATGCCAGGAATTACATTATCAATACTATAAAGAAGTTAATTCAAAGAAAATTATTATTGGATATGACCGTAGATTTATGGCTTGTGAATTTGCCAAGCAAATAGTGCCTTTTGTAAGAGGATGTGGTTTCGAACCGATCTTATCTGATAGCTTTGTTACAACACCCTCTTGTAGTTTCTATGCCAAAGAAGTCGGTTGTCTTGGAGCGTTAGTTATTACAGCAAGTCATAATCCATATAATTGGCTAGGTCTAAAAATAAAGAGCTTTAATGGATGTTCTGTTGATGAATCTTTTACAAGTGAAGTTGAAAAAAGATTAATGTTTGGAAATTCAATTGAAAAAATAGATGGTGTTAATCAATTGGTAGATATTAAGAAATTTCATTTAGATAGAATTAAATCCCTTTTTGATATTGACTTTATTTCCAATAGATTGAAAAAAATGAAATTGAGAATTTTTGTTGATTCTATGCATGGTTCAGCTGCAAATTGTATGGCTGATATTTTTGCTTCTAATGATTTAAAAGTTATTTCTGAAATTAGGAAAGATGCTGATCCTTTTTTTGGAGGAAAACCTCCTGAACCTCTTTTAAATTATGCAGATGATCTAAATCAAATACTAATGAAAAATTCAACAAATGAAGTGAAAACTCTAGGAATTATATTTGATGGTGATGGTGATAGAATCGCGGCAATTGATGAAAAAGGAAGATACTCTAGTACTCAAGATTTACTCCCATACTTTATTAGCTATTTGGGCGAAATTAAAAATAATTCTTATCCAGTTTTAAAGACTGTTAGTGGTTCAGATATTATTAAAAATATATCAGAGAGTCAAAATAGAGAAGTTTTTGAACTTCCAGTTGGCTTTAAATATATTGCTGAAAAAATGATTAAAGAGAAAATATTTATTGGAGGAGAGGAATCTGGGGGTGTTGGTTTTGGTGACTTTATGCCTGAAAGAGATGCTATATATGCAGCGATGGTTTTATTAAATGGAATTGCTGAAAAATCTCAATATTTATATGAAACCTTAGATGAAATTCAAGCAGATTTTGGGCCAAGTTTTTATAAAAGAATTGATATTAAATTTCCAAATCAGTCAGAAAAAAATAATGTAAAAGAATTTATCATAGATAATATTCCTGAGAATATTAATAATCACAAGTTAAAAAGTTTCTCAAAGATTGATGGAATAAAGTTGAGAATTGATAAAAATTTTTGGCTCCTTTTTAGGTTTTCAGGAACGGAACCTCTTTTAAGGTTATATTGTGAAGCACCAAAAGAATCTTATTTAGATGAATTATTAGAATGGGGTCAATTATTTATAAATTTGGCAGGAAAATAA
- the rdgB gene encoding RdgB/HAM1 family non-canonical purine NTP pyrophosphatase has protein sequence MKKLYLASKNKGKIEEYKKLLAGVTCKLLLQPESLEVEEDGLTFRDNAIKKASVVSRKTNNFSIADDSGICIEALDGKPGIYSSRYAENDQKRIERVLKELDGVQNRSAFFIANICVCSPNGEVIIESEAKCHGKIILNPRGKGGFGYDPIFEESSTRLTFAEMNNDIKDSCSHRGKALKKIIPDLIEIFS, from the coding sequence ATGAAAAAATTATATTTAGCGAGTAAGAATAAAGGTAAAATTGAAGAATATAAGAAATTGCTTGCTGGAGTTACTTGTAAATTATTACTCCAGCCAGAATCATTAGAAGTTGAAGAGGATGGACTGACATTTAGAGATAATGCAATTAAAAAAGCGAGTGTAGTTTCGAGAAAAACAAATAATTTCTCAATAGCAGATGATTCAGGAATTTGTATTGAAGCACTAGATGGTAAGCCTGGCATTTACTCATCTAGATATGCAGAAAATGATCAGAAGAGAATTGAACGAGTTTTAAAAGAACTTGATGGAGTTCAAAATAGAAGTGCTTTCTTTATTGCCAATATTTGTGTTTGTTCTCCAAATGGTGAAGTGATTATTGAATCTGAAGCCAAATGTCATGGCAAAATTATTTTAAACCCGAGAGGAAAAGGTGGTTTTGGATATGACCCAATTTTTGAGGAGAGTTCTACCAGATTAACTTTCGCAGAAATGAATAATGATATTAAAGACTCTTGTAGTCATAGAGGTAAAGCATTAAAAAAAATTATTCCAGATTTAATTGAAATTTTTTCTTAA
- a CDS encoding carotenoid oxygenase family protein, whose amino-acid sequence MTNLQDKKIDKFKSFKKEDWSSAYQNVEKELTKEPLKISKGNNIKNLNGTLLRNGPGILERGGQWVHHPFDGDGMITSIKFENGQPFLTNRFVKTKGYLEEEKINQFIYRGVFGTQKNGGILNNALDLKFKNIANTHVVKLGDEILALWEAAGPHAMDPDSLDTIGLTTLKGVLRPNEAFSAHPKTDLNSNASSELLVTFGVQTGPKSTIRLMEFNNAGRNSGELIFDRKDTFNGFAFLHDFAITTNWAIFLQNAIDFNPLPFVMGQRGAAQCLKSNPNKKAKFFIIPRESGLFRGQPPLTIDAPEGFVFHHVNAFEKDSKIILDSIFYDDFPSVGPDENFRDIDFDKYPEGKLKRSIIDLKKKTSVLETLSEQCCEFAVVNPKNLGLTATFSWMASTSQKLGNAPLQAIKKINLTSKEEIFWSAGPSGFVSEPIMVPSENSSKEDEGFLFILIWNGERRGSDLAILDAKDLKELAVYELPISIPHGLHGSWVNCI is encoded by the coding sequence GTGACTAATTTACAAGATAAAAAAATTGATAAATTTAAAAGTTTTAAAAAAGAAGATTGGTCAAGTGCGTATCAAAATGTAGAAAAGGAGCTAACCAAGGAACCTCTAAAAATTAGCAAAGGTAATAATATTAAAAATTTGAATGGAACATTATTAAGAAATGGACCAGGAATATTAGAGAGAGGTGGACAATGGGTTCATCATCCATTTGATGGAGATGGAATGATAACATCCATAAAATTCGAAAATGGTCAGCCATTCTTAACAAATAGATTTGTTAAAACTAAAGGATATTTGGAAGAAGAAAAAATAAATCAGTTTATTTATAGAGGTGTTTTTGGGACTCAAAAAAATGGAGGGATTTTAAATAATGCATTAGATCTAAAATTCAAGAATATCGCTAATACTCATGTTGTTAAATTAGGAGATGAAATTCTCGCGTTATGGGAAGCAGCCGGTCCACATGCAATGGATCCTGATAGTCTTGACACTATTGGTTTAACAACATTAAAAGGGGTACTCAGGCCTAACGAAGCATTCAGTGCACATCCCAAAACAGACCTAAACTCAAATGCATCTTCAGAACTTTTAGTCACTTTTGGAGTTCAAACCGGCCCAAAAAGTACTATTAGATTAATGGAATTTAATAATGCTGGTAGAAATTCTGGAGAGCTCATTTTCGACAGAAAAGATACTTTTAATGGCTTTGCATTCCTTCATGATTTCGCAATTACAACTAATTGGGCAATATTTCTACAGAATGCTATTGATTTCAATCCTCTTCCATTTGTAATGGGTCAAAGAGGAGCAGCACAATGTCTAAAGTCAAACCCAAATAAAAAGGCAAAGTTTTTTATCATTCCCAGAGAAAGTGGATTATTTAGAGGTCAGCCACCGTTAACAATAGATGCTCCAGAAGGATTCGTTTTTCATCATGTAAATGCATTTGAAAAAGATTCCAAAATCATATTAGATAGTATTTTTTATGATGATTTCCCATCAGTTGGTCCAGACGAAAATTTTAGGGATATCGACTTTGATAAATATCCAGAAGGAAAACTGAAAAGATCAATTATCGATTTAAAGAAAAAAACTAGTGTACTCGAAACTTTAAGTGAACAATGTTGTGAATTTGCTGTTGTTAATCCTAAAAACTTAGGATTAACAGCAACTTTTAGTTGGATGGCAAGCACCTCTCAAAAGCTGGGGAACGCTCCACTTCAAGCAATAAAAAAAATAAATTTAACTTCCAAAGAAGAGATTTTTTGGTCAGCTGGTCCAAGTGGATTCGTAAGTGAACCAATTATGGTTCCATCAGAAAACTCTTCAAAAGAAGATGAGGGATTTTTATTTATACTTATATGGAACGGAGAAAGAAGAGGAAGCGATTTAGCGATATTAGACGCAAAAGACTTAAAAGAATTAGCTGTTTATGAATTACCCATTTCAATTCCTCATGGCCTTCATGGATCTTGGGTTAATTGCATTTAA
- the hisB gene encoding imidazoleglycerol-phosphate dehydratase HisB, which yields MSSLRQSEIKRKTNETDISVFINLDGNGISEIETGIPFLDHMLHQISSHGLFDLKIKAIGDTHIDDHHTNEDVGIALGKAFSKALGERKGISRFGHFFAPLDEALVQVTLDCSGRPHLSYDLQLKAPRIGNYDTELVKEFFIAFVNNSGITLHINQIRGSNSHHIVEACFKAFSRAMRMATEIDLRRSNSIPSSKGMLENQ from the coding sequence ATGTCATCTCTAAGGCAATCTGAAATAAAAAGAAAAACGAATGAAACAGATATTTCTGTATTTATAAACTTAGATGGGAATGGGATTTCCGAAATTGAAACCGGGATACCATTCTTAGATCATATGCTTCATCAAATATCCAGTCATGGTTTATTCGATTTAAAAATAAAAGCAATTGGAGATACCCATATTGATGATCATCATACAAATGAAGATGTAGGAATCGCGTTAGGCAAAGCATTTTCAAAAGCCTTGGGAGAAAGAAAAGGAATCAGTAGATTTGGACATTTCTTTGCCCCATTAGATGAAGCATTAGTTCAAGTTACTTTGGACTGTTCCGGCAGACCACATCTATCTTACGATCTTCAATTAAAAGCTCCTAGAATTGGCAATTATGATACTGAACTAGTAAAAGAGTTTTTTATCGCATTTGTAAATAACAGTGGTATTACTCTGCATATTAATCAAATAAGAGGTAGCAATTCACATCATATAGTTGAGGCTTGCTTTAAAGCTTTTTCACGAGCAATGAGAATGGCTACCGAAATAGATCTAAGAAGATCTAATTCAATTCCAAGCAGTAAAGGAATGCTGGAAAATCAATAA
- the fabI gene encoding enoyl-ACP reductase FabI, whose product MLLNLSGKRILVTGIANNRSIAWGIAQQLSKAGAELGITYLPDDKGRFESKVRELTEPLNPSLFLPLDVQNPAQIEEIFKNIKDNWGQIDGLVHCLAFAGRDELIGDYSATTSEGFDRALNISAYSLAPLCKAAKPLFSDGAGVVSLTYLGSERAIPNYNVMGVAKAALEASVRYLSAELGPEKQVRVNAISAGPIRTLASSAIGGILDMIHNVEEKAPLRRTVTQTEVGNTAAFLLSDLSSGISGQTIYVDAGYCINGM is encoded by the coding sequence ATGCTTCTAAATCTATCTGGCAAAAGAATTCTTGTTACAGGAATTGCCAATAACCGTTCAATAGCATGGGGTATTGCTCAACAACTATCAAAAGCTGGCGCAGAACTTGGAATCACATATTTGCCTGATGATAAGGGAAGATTCGAATCTAAAGTTAGAGAACTAACTGAACCGTTAAACCCATCCTTATTTTTGCCTCTTGATGTTCAAAATCCAGCTCAAATTGAAGAAATCTTTAAAAATATAAAAGACAATTGGGGGCAAATTGACGGATTAGTTCACTGCCTTGCATTTGCAGGACGCGATGAATTGATTGGAGATTATAGTGCTACCACTTCAGAGGGTTTTGATAGGGCTCTTAATATAAGTGCGTATTCGTTAGCACCTTTATGTAAAGCAGCAAAGCCACTTTTTAGTGATGGTGCTGGCGTTGTCTCATTAACTTATTTAGGATCAGAGAGGGCGATCCCTAACTACAACGTAATGGGAGTTGCAAAAGCAGCTTTAGAAGCTTCAGTAAGATATCTTTCTGCAGAACTTGGGCCCGAAAAACAAGTCCGAGTCAATGCAATAAGTGCTGGACCTATAAGAACACTTGCTAGTTCTGCCATAGGTGGCATTTTAGATATGATTCACAATGTTGAAGAAAAGGCTCCTTTACGCAGAACAGTCACTCAAACGGAAGTAGGTAATACTGCTGCTTTTTTATTAAGTGATCTCTCTAGCGGCATTTCAGGCCAAACAATTTATGTTGATGCGGGTTACTGCATTAATGGAATGTAA
- a CDS encoding thioredoxin family protein codes for MVKTNSMVLELGFQLPNFEMLNANSSNNQYFNSHNLDNRHLLLMFICAHCPFVKYIENQIFTLSKEIENTVQTVAISSNDIVTHPSDSPENLRLQAQSQGWSFPYLYDENQNFAKELKAACTPDFYLFSNEGDGDFLLFYHGQLDDSRPGNNIPMSGKDLRSAIKDLNQDNSYPSNQMPSLGCNIKWTPGKEPSWFK; via the coding sequence ATGGTCAAAACAAATTCTATGGTTTTGGAATTAGGTTTTCAATTACCTAATTTCGAAATGTTAAATGCTAATTCTTCTAATAATCAATATTTTAATTCTCATAATCTAGATAATCGGCATTTACTTTTAATGTTTATTTGTGCCCATTGTCCATTTGTTAAATATATTGAGAATCAAATTTTCACCTTAAGTAAAGAAATTGAAAATACAGTTCAAACAGTTGCAATTTCTAGTAATGATATTGTCACACATCCTTCAGATTCTCCTGAAAATTTGAGATTACAAGCACAATCACAGGGATGGAGTTTTCCTTATCTATATGATGAAAATCAAAATTTTGCTAAGGAATTAAAAGCGGCTTGCACCCCTGATTTTTATCTTTTCTCAAATGAAGGAGATGGTGATTTTTTATTGTTTTATCATGGCCAATTAGACGATAGTAGACCAGGTAATAATATCCCTATGTCTGGAAAAGATTTGCGCTCTGCTATAAAAGATTTGAATCAAGATAATTCTTATCCTTCAAATCAGATGCCTTCTTTAGGTTGTAATATAAAATGGACTCCTGGTAAAGAACCGAGTTGGTTTAAATGA
- a CDS encoding DegT/DnrJ/EryC1/StrS family aminotransferase gives MQIPPFTLNRQYQEIGTEIESEVSKVLKGGQYIGGQEIAKFEESFSSLIGVESTIGCNSGTDALVLALRALDIGVGDEVITSSFSFFATAEAISAVGANPILVDIDPETYLINTELIEQEINSNTKAIMPVHLFGNAVNMTLIKSLANKYDLKVIEDCAQATCTMWENSKVGSIGDIGCFSFFPTKNLGAAGDGGAVTTSDQKIAKKIRELAVHGSPIRYHHTRIGYNSRLDTIQAAILNIKIKYISKWINNRQKIANNYLNLLQKNPFISFPKISSDSISHSWNQFVIKLRNDKYFLNEDFSNLFDTDCKKYYSLRNLVKQQLFEKGINSIIYYPIPIHAQIAYKNKNFSRTKLINTERICTEVLSLPMFPEISYEEQVYVAENLNKVLKNCIEEIQISA, from the coding sequence ATGCAGATACCTCCATTTACTTTAAATAGGCAGTACCAAGAGATTGGCACAGAAATTGAGAGTGAGGTTTCTAAAGTTTTAAAAGGGGGGCAGTATATTGGAGGACAAGAAATTGCAAAATTTGAGGAGAGTTTTTCTAGTCTGATTGGTGTTGAGAGTACTATTGGATGTAATAGTGGAACTGATGCTTTAGTATTAGCTTTGCGCGCATTAGATATTGGTGTGGGTGATGAAGTTATTACCTCATCTTTTAGCTTTTTTGCGACTGCAGAGGCTATTAGTGCAGTTGGTGCTAATCCTATTTTGGTAGATATAGATCCAGAAACTTATCTCATTAATACTGAACTAATAGAACAAGAAATAAATTCTAATACCAAGGCAATTATGCCAGTTCATTTATTTGGGAATGCAGTGAATATGACCTTAATAAAATCTTTGGCCAATAAATATGACTTAAAAGTAATCGAAGATTGTGCTCAGGCAACATGCACAATGTGGGAAAATTCCAAAGTTGGTAGTATCGGTGATATAGGTTGTTTTAGCTTTTTCCCTACTAAAAATTTAGGAGCTGCTGGAGATGGTGGAGCAGTAACAACTTCAGATCAGAAGATTGCCAAAAAAATTAGAGAACTGGCTGTTCATGGCAGTCCAATAAGATATCACCATACCCGAATTGGATATAACAGCAGACTTGATACCATTCAAGCTGCAATATTAAACATTAAAATTAAATATATTTCTAAGTGGATTAATAATCGCCAAAAAATTGCTAATAATTACCTTAATTTATTACAAAAAAATCCATTTATTAGTTTTCCAAAAATTAGCTCTGATTCAATTTCCCATTCTTGGAACCAATTTGTCATTAAATTAAGAAACGATAAATATTTTTTAAATGAAGATTTTTCAAATTTATTTGATACTGATTGCAAAAAATACTATTCCTTAAGGAATTTGGTGAAACAACAACTTTTTGAAAAAGGTATTAATTCAATTATTTATTATCCAATTCCAATACATGCACAAATAGCTTATAAAAATAAAAATTTTTCTAGAACAAAACTCATAAATACAGAGAGAATTTGTACAGAAGTTCTTAGTCTCCCAATGTTTCCTGAAATTTCTTATGAAGAGCAAGTTTATGTAGCAGAAAATTTAAATAAAGTTTTAAAGAATTGTATAGAGGAAATTCAAATTTCAGCATAA
- a CDS encoding cryptochrome/photolyase family protein, with protein MNKPRILFWHRKDLRIFDNQALIKAFSLSNAITSTYIFDKNYSHDFNASSRAWFLGNSLQELGNNWKKMGSRLVMEEGDPILIIPQLANKIDAKFVFWNRSIEPYEINRDSEIKNNLKEQNIQVIETWDHLIVEPLKIFSGNNNPYSVYGPFYKNLKSKMNLLGSFEQDKVVFQFKDIDNKLKENKTINSSDSVLEKFIKNIKFPGSNICPCRPGENAAQTLLENFINEKKIYSYNSARDFPSHNGTSFLSASLRFGTISIRKVWNATLKLTSDFSNQENYLSIETWQKELVWREFYQHCLFHFPELEKGPYRKKWDHFPWQNNYEWFQHWSNGETGVPIVDAAMRQLNSTGWMHNRCRMIVASFLVKDLICSWQMGEKKFMETLVDGDLAANNGGWQWSASSGMDPKPLRIFNPYTQAKKFDPICEYIKYWIPELSKVSNSELLNGDISNLEKINYSSPIVNHNIQQRLFKSLYAEI; from the coding sequence ATGAATAAACCTAGAATACTTTTTTGGCATAGAAAGGATTTGAGAATATTTGATAATCAAGCTTTAATCAAAGCATTTTCATTATCAAATGCTATTACTTCAACTTATATATTTGATAAAAATTACTCACACGATTTCAATGCAAGTTCAAGAGCTTGGTTTCTAGGAAATTCGCTTCAAGAATTAGGAAATAATTGGAAAAAAATGGGTAGTAGATTAGTTATGGAAGAAGGAGATCCGATATTAATAATTCCTCAATTAGCAAATAAAATAGATGCTAAATTTGTTTTTTGGAATAGATCAATTGAACCTTATGAGATTAATCGAGATTCAGAAATAAAAAATAATTTAAAAGAACAAAATATTCAAGTTATTGAAACTTGGGATCATTTAATAGTAGAACCTTTAAAAATATTTTCAGGGAATAATAATCCTTATTCAGTTTATGGACCTTTTTACAAAAACCTTAAATCAAAAATGAATTTATTAGGTTCATTTGAACAAGATAAAGTTGTTTTCCAGTTTAAAGATATAGATAATAAACTTAAAGAAAATAAGACAATAAATTCATCTGATTCGGTCCTAGAAAAATTTATCAAAAATATCAAATTTCCTGGTTCGAATATTTGTCCATGTAGACCTGGAGAGAATGCTGCGCAAACATTATTAGAAAACTTCATTAACGAAAAAAAAATATATTCTTATAATTCTGCTAGAGATTTTCCTTCCCATAATGGGACATCATTTCTAAGTGCATCTCTCAGATTCGGCACCATAAGTATTAGAAAAGTTTGGAACGCCACATTAAAGTTAACTTCAGATTTCTCAAATCAAGAAAATTACCTATCAATTGAAACTTGGCAAAAAGAACTTGTTTGGCGTGAATTTTATCAACATTGCTTATTCCATTTCCCAGAGCTTGAGAAAGGTCCATATAGAAAAAAATGGGATCACTTTCCATGGCAAAACAATTATGAATGGTTTCAACATTGGAGCAACGGAGAGACCGGAGTACCTATAGTTGATGCTGCAATGCGTCAACTTAATAGTACTGGCTGGATGCATAACAGATGTAGGATGATAGTCGCTTCATTTCTGGTAAAAGACCTTATATGCAGTTGGCAAATGGGTGAGAAAAAATTTATGGAGACGTTGGTTGATGGAGACTTAGCTGCAAATAATGGGGGATGGCAGTGGAGCGCCAGTAGCGGTATGGATCCAAAACCACTTAGAATTTTTAATCCATATACCCAAGCAAAAAAATTTGATCCTATTTGCGAATATATAAAATATTGGATTCCAGAATTATCTAAAGTGTCAAATTCAGAATTATTAAATGGGGATATATCTAATTTAGAAAAAATTAATTATTCAAGCCCTATTGTCAATCACAACATACAACAAAGATTATTTAAATCTCTTTATGCTGAAATTTGA
- a CDS encoding NUDIX hydrolase yields the protein MGNKNFIRRSIFKEKISELKSKKFSFEINRIELPNGHEGEYGYIKHPGAALAVPITKDNKVIILRQYRFAVSRYLLEFPAGTLEIGETPINSIKREIQEETGFSANKWDELGTLVPAPGYADEEIYLFLARDLNKLNSEVKGDLDEDIEVLILDPDKLDNLISSGDEILDAKTVTAWFRAKQFLDKL from the coding sequence ATGGGCAACAAAAACTTTATAAGAAGATCCATTTTTAAAGAAAAAATATCTGAGTTAAAGTCAAAAAAATTTAGTTTCGAAATCAATAGAATTGAGCTTCCAAATGGACATGAAGGTGAATATGGATACATTAAGCATCCTGGGGCAGCATTAGCCGTACCTATTACAAAAGACAATAAAGTTATCATTCTTCGGCAATATAGATTTGCTGTTTCAAGGTATTTATTAGAATTTCCAGCAGGTACATTAGAAATAGGTGAAACACCTATCAATTCAATTAAAAGAGAAATACAAGAAGAAACTGGATTCAGTGCAAACAAATGGGATGAATTAGGAACTCTTGTTCCTGCTCCTGGCTATGCAGATGAAGAAATTTATTTATTTTTAGCTCGTGATTTAAACAAACTCAATTCCGAGGTTAAAGGAGATTTAGATGAAGATATAGAAGTATTAATTTTAGATCCCGACAAACTAGATAATCTTATTTCTAGTGGGGATGAAATTCTTGACGCAAAAACCGTTACTGCTTGGTTTAGAGCTAAACAATTTTTAGATAAATTATGA
- the folK gene encoding 2-amino-4-hydroxy-6-hydroxymethyldihydropteridine diphosphokinase translates to MELSNLNIKNGLCISLGANIDSKFGSPLESLLICKPKIEELINEWGDLYNNKKGEKRKFHANFFWSSIYETLPHGVKNEQPNYLNTLLLIKSNSFPKPSNKNAKLLLKELKKLERFFGREETPKGKKWLSRCLDLDILWWEDFRTVDEELTLPHPRFMNRNFVITPLSEILSRSQKIKKFDVPKWSI, encoded by the coding sequence GTGGAATTATCAAATCTTAATATCAAAAATGGACTATGTATATCCCTTGGAGCAAATATTGATAGTAAATTCGGAAGCCCTCTTGAGTCACTATTAATTTGCAAACCAAAAATAGAAGAATTAATAAATGAGTGGGGAGATCTTTACAACAACAAAAAAGGAGAGAAAAGAAAATTTCATGCAAACTTTTTTTGGTCTTCAATTTATGAGACATTACCTCATGGAGTTAAAAATGAGCAGCCAAATTATTTAAATACTTTATTGCTTATAAAAAGTAATTCTTTTCCTAAACCATCAAATAAAAACGCGAAATTACTTTTAAAAGAGCTAAAAAAGTTAGAGAGATTTTTCGGACGAGAAGAGACGCCAAAGGGTAAGAAATGGCTATCAAGATGTCTCGATTTAGATATTCTTTGGTGGGAAGATTTTCGTACGGTTGACGAGGAATTAACATTACCTCACCCTAGATTCATGAATCGGAATTTCGTTATTACACCACTATCTGAAATCTTAAGCAGAAGCCAAAAAATCAAAAAGTTTGATGTCCCAAAATGGTCTATATAA